From Candidatus Omnitrophota bacterium:
GATGTTCAACTCATCTATAATCAATATGTTGAATCTTTCAAGAAAGGTGTGTGTGATTTTATCAAGGTTGAATACGACGAGTATGCTCATAAGAATGTCCCACGAAAGTATTTTTCGGGAGGTCTATTCCTAGGCTTTGGCCAAGGAGCAGCAAGCGCGATTACTATGACCAAAAGCCAAAAGGCTGGAAGTTCCATTGGAAAGATCTTAAAGAATGCCGCTTTAGTTCTTCTGATTTCAATAGGATTGACTGCTCTTGCATTGGGCAGCCCTGATCTTAATATGGTCGAAATACTAAATATTACTAATCCTGATTCGTTGAATTTTTCTGATCTTTCGAACAAGTATGGATTACCTGAAAAAAGCCTTGAAGCAACAAAAAAACTTTCTGACATGGGATTCCCTATTTTTAGAGGTATTAATGCGTATGTAAATAATATTCCGACTTGGCAAATAATAGCTCTTTCAAAAGAACCAGGAGTTGTAGATGCAATATTACAAAAAGACTTTAAAGTATTTTACCAAAGTGTTAATGACACTTTATTTGAGGGAAAGGGTCCTTCGAGTGCAGCGGACTTATTTGGAGTCTGCGTTTTGTACAATCATTTAAATAAGAATTCTGAAGATAAAAAACTCTTGTATTCTCCTCAGTTTCAAGAAACTCTTGATTTTTTGCGGACAGAATTTCCTGATAATATAAAATTTTCTTCTGAATTTGCTATTCATGTTCTTAATTTTGCAAGAAATTTCGATAGGAATGAAATTGAAGAAATTATTGATAAGTTTGAAGGTTCACAAGTCGGACAAAAGATTTTTATAAACGATTTGATTATTTTGAATTATTGCAGAACAAATCCTCGTTTTTACCGTCTTCTTTTTAATCGAGAAGAGCTTGAGAATGAAGTTTTATCGACAATTTATAATGATTCTGCCGTAGAGCGAGATCCCGATAAGCGATCGTACGAAAAAGAAAGGCTTTTTCCTGAGGAAGTTAGCAAGTATCCAACCTTATTTCTTTTGCGTTCGCTTTTAGTCTATGAAGCGTTAAAAAATGATGCGGAGTTTCGTGATCAAATTGCTAAAATTTATTACGAGGATGAGCGCGACAAAACCACGGAATATGGCGGTTACTTATTAATTAAAGAAGGAAAGGTTTCTTTTAGTCTAGAAGCCGGCTATTCAAATAGTGATAGCTCTTTTCGTCAGAGAAGTTTGTGGATACCAGTTCTTGCAGATTTTCATTTTCACCCAATTAACGAAGGCTATGCAGGGCCGAGCTCACCTGATTTCAGGATGACTGCTTATAATGCTAATCGAGTAACTCAAGGTTTTGTTTTCTCCGCTGTGCCTGGCAGGGAGAGTAGAATTGCGATAAATGTCGATACCTACGTCCGTGATTTTTCTTTTAATTCCTTGCCTGCTGATTTTCTTTATAATCTTAATCTTGATCTTGGTGTTGCTATAATTCCTGCAAATAAAGATTCTTTGCCAAGCATACCAATATATAAATCTGAGGAACTTGAAGAAACCAGAGAAATTCTAAGAAAATTTATTAAGGAAGAGATAGAAAGAAAAAGGAATCCGCCCTCGTTGTCAGAAGGTGAAAAAAATATCAAAAATGAGGAGCTTTTGGATCTTGAGTCCTATAATTCTTATATTTTAGCCAAGAATATAGAAGAAAATCCTGATAAATATTTAGAAGAAATTATTGTATATGGCGATGAGGTTATTCGTTTTTTTAAAGACATAAATAGATTTCGGGAAATCCTAAAGATCGCTATAGAGCAATTTCCTGATTTAGCACTAAAAAATTGGGCGTGCAGTTTTTTTGACTCTGACCAGAGATCAGAAATACTGCTAACCATTATTGAAAAATCTCCAGAATTCGGATTTCAAAACTTTGGGAAAGAGTTTTCTTCTCTTAGAGAACGAAAATTTAAACAGGAATTTGTTAAAGGATTATTCCCTCTTTTTGAGAATAATCCCGAGATTGTTCTTAAACACGCTGATAATATTGTAAAAAGAAATTTAGATTTCTTTTTAGATAAAGAATCTAAGTTTAGCAAAAAAACTAAAAAGATGACAAAATCTAAACAGATAGCCGTTCTAACATTTGCCCTACAAAGACTCGCAGGCACAAAAGCACCTTTTGATCAAAAACATATCGATGAAGCGATTAATCTTGCTTTAGATTTAAACATCGGATCCAAAAATGATGACGCCAACAGCTCATCAGAAGGTGGGATGGAAACAGGATCCATAATAAAGCCAATGCAATTTGGAAAATTAAATATGAAAATTCTAAAACAAGGAAACATTCTTGGAGCTAGACAGGGAGATACTTTTCTTCCTTCTGCTTTTTATGATATGCAGTCGATGGTAATTGGCTCTGTGCTTAGAAATGAGGATTTGTCAGTCCTTGTTGAAGGAAAGGGCGATCAGCTCTTAGTTGAGCATGTTAATCAAGACAAAACATCTTCTTCGAATATTTTACAAAAATCTATTGCTGACTTAGAAAACCATCCGAATTGGAAAAAAGAATACAAAGAAAACTTGAAGCAGTTTATAGATTTAATTGAGAAAAAATATATCATTAAAGCTTATGAAAAAACTCCTGATAAATATCTTTATGCCGTAATTCGGATTCTTGATGATTGGCCTGCATACAGTAAGATAATTAAGAATCTGCAGGCAACTTTCGATAATTCTACTGTTGGTATTAGTTTTTCAAATAATACTGCAGGGTTTCTATCTGCTACAAGAGGCATGTCTAGAGTCCTTCAGCGAGGTCAAAAAATTTACGAAAATAGGTATTTAAATACAATTCAAGACTTAAAAAATAGCTTTCCTGAGAGAAATCTGACTTTTAAAAAGAGTTTTGAAAATAATCCGGGAGCATTTATTAAGGGCATCGAAGCACTATCGCAAAGAGATGTAACTAAAAAAAGCTGGCAGACCCACAAGGAAATTATTAGAGATTTATTGGATAAAGTTTTTGCGGGCGATTCTGCTGAACAAGCGTTGATAAATTATTTTTATTTCTTTTCTTTATTAGTTCGACGAATTTCTAAAAATAATCAAGAATTTTGGCAAATTGTCAGCAATGAAGGAACTAAAAAAGTCGTTAACGATTTCCTTTTTTCCCCAAGCGATTTTCTAAAGAATTTGAAATTAAACATAAAAGCTGGTTTGCAAGATAGCGCAAAAACTACCGGCGGTATCGACCCCGCCGAAACTGCATCGTTGGATATGAAGGGTGGAATTGATTTCAACGCTGAAAATATGAACGTGACCACCAAAGGCGATGAGATTGATTTTAATATTCCTTTGGATATGCAAAATATCACCTCTAGCAGTATCGAAGGTTTTGTGCCGATTATCATTAATATTACACCTGTGACAGATTTTATGGGATTGCTGGGACTAAAAAAAGATGATTTAAAAGAGAAAAAAGAAGTTAGAAGCTAGAGGTTAGGGGAACCGTTTCGCACCCCAGTGGTGTGAAACGGTTATTAATCAGGTACGTGTTTTCGGAACTTCGGAACTCTTTCTAACATCTATTTTCTATCTTCTGATTAGAATAATTTTTTATTTACTCGGTTTTCCCTGCTTGACAACTGTGTTTTTCAGTGCTATATTTTGTTTAATGTTAACCTTGAACCAGGACAAGTTCGATTCAGGGTAAACCTTTAAGCTGATTCTGTGAGATCGGCAAGGAGTTAAAAATGAATATAAGAAGACTATATCCACTTTCTGATTTCTGGGGAAAGTGGTTTTATTTTAATGAGCGCATGTTTTACGGAAGCAAGGCTGACGTAAAATATAAGCGCGAATTAACCCCGTGTCCGAAGGGCATCGGGGCTAATGAGAATTTAGTGTTAATGACCCCGAACACAAAATGTGTCGGGGTATTTTTTTTGTATTAAGGAAGTCCCGACTTGGCTGTTTTGTAGTCTCGCGGGGTAAACTGGGCGTATATAGGAGTTCATTTATGTCTGCTAATTCAAAAATTATGGATCAAGAAACAATCCGAAGAGCATTGATGAGGATTGCTCATGAGATTTTAGAGAAGAATAAGGGCAACCAAGATCTTTGCCTTGTGGGTATTCGCACTCGAGGAGCAATTCTGGCTGAGCGTATACAAAAATATATCAAGCAAATTGAAGATTGCGATATTCCTCTAGGGATTTTAGATATTACGCTTTATCGAGACGATCTAACGCTTGTGGATACGCAGCCGATTTTAAGAGAAACATTGATTGATTTTGATTTGGCAGGTAAGAAAATCATTTTAGTTGATGATGTTCTTTTTACGGGGCGCACGATTCGCGCCGCCTTAGATGCTTTGATTGATTTTGGTCGGCCTTCGAATATTCAGCTGGCTGTTTTAATTGATCGAGGTCACAGGGAGTTTCCTATTCGCGCTGATTATGCTGGAAAGAATATTCCGACTTCCATTGATGAAGACGTTCAGGTTGTTTTAAAAGAAATTGATGACAAGGAAGATCAGGTCGTTGTTAAGAAGAGGGGGAAGAAATGAGCGGGTGGAAAACAGGCGATCTTTTGGATTTAAGAGATTTGACGCGCGAAGATATTTATTCGATTCTAGAAACTGCAAAATCGTTTAAGGAAGTTTCGACTCGTGATGTCAAAAAAGTTCCGGCCCTTCGAGGAAAAACTGTTGTGATGCTTTTTTCTGAACCGTCGACACGGACACGTGTTTCTTTTGAGCTGGCGGCCAAAAGACTTTCTGCCGACACTTTGAATGTCAATGTTAGCGCAAGCTCGTTGTCTAAGGGTGAATCGATATTGGACATGGCTAAGAACATCGAAGCGATGAATGTGGACATGATTGTGGTTCGTCATAAAAGCTCGGGTGTTCCAAAAGTTTTAGCAGACGCCCTAACGCCGGGCATTATTAATGCTGGCGATGGTTGTCGGGCACATCCAACGCAGGCCCTTTTAGATATGTTTACGATTAAAGAAAAGCTGGG
This genomic window contains:
- the pyrR gene encoding bifunctional pyr operon transcriptional regulator/uracil phosphoribosyltransferase PyrR, which translates into the protein MSANSKIMDQETIRRALMRIAHEILEKNKGNQDLCLVGIRTRGAILAERIQKYIKQIEDCDIPLGILDITLYRDDLTLVDTQPILRETLIDFDLAGKKIILVDDVLFTGRTIRAALDALIDFGRPSNIQLAVLIDRGHREFPIRADYAGKNIPTSIDEDVQVVLKEIDDKEDQVVVKKRGKK